The following are encoded together in the Leucoraja erinacea ecotype New England chromosome 13, Leri_hhj_1, whole genome shotgun sequence genome:
- the LOC129702817 gene encoding glutamate-rich protein 6-like, protein MSDEQQSSVHDSEVAPENAEDLQEQTANPEASLLKSPSEESESSTSSGSSSQSSKSQNPDGNPMPDTGEATTESPYGESSLGENIPRIDEGNVDDFKSERTSESNQEDLFSPSSAQASENDGYEEFPDAAELFNNVSPSSTRQEGKEEKKKLLNTMETQTTWISLDTPGSSVAELEMEIPKLLKSHSLDSKSWKLDFLTDSEKGGSQKKFASEESFTESFTDFTLTETRSEESDYEETDYNSLDFSERTRWKTGRSKSILGIQELKTERINGFHPDMHFQVAVVKTSKVVHCEFCKQERMPFPTPQQLDTTTPDKLFCCNMSWELYQQILRKREEDPDYSEPDSDEEVFHTTLVEMEEAEKKIMERIKNTEITMYMTTMVHGDEVIFTTMKTISYKLSSEQCRKQGWTLGIPRAKPVKVEDFSRYVPVAKSYKEDVRPDNIVEKYYPNGRKFLIMFPDGTFTVFYPSGNIAIQASPLLHDQLVYIIFEDLDWNVRMLGVFQSTGHGTCYHPNRHIWINLTPLHGLYFTEQGVVKMHWQWRDYAYHVHAPPYNSISLKLSPFISIHIISRDQVYVTFKRMKRRIRFNVGAKLVPRNLEQSHAAQSRLKGEKYIKKAKEKINMLLKQLRERE, encoded by the exons ATGAGTGATGAGCAGCAGTCCAGTGTCCATGACTCAGAGGTGGCTCCGGAAAACGCTGAGGATCTCCAAGAGCAAACTGCAAATCCTGAAGCATCATTGTTGAAGAGTCCTAGTGAGGAATCTGAGAGTTCTACCTCTTCTGGGAGTAGTTCACAATCCAGCAAAAGTCAAAATCCTGATGGGAATCCTATGCCTGATACGGGGGAAGCTACAACTGAATCCCCATATGGAGAGAGCTCTTTGGGAGAAAATATACCTAGAATAGATGAAG GTAATGTCGATGACTTCAAATCTGAAAGGACATCAGAATCGAATCAGGAAGACTTGTTTTCCCCAAGTTCCGCACAGGCCTCTGAAAATGACGG GTATGAGGAATTTCCTGATGCAGCGGAATTGTTCAATAATGTTTCTCCATCTTCCACACGGCAAGAAGGCAAGGAAGAGAAGAAAAAATTACTTAACACAATGGAGACACAGACCACCTGGATTTCTTTGGACACTCCAGGTTCTTCGGTGGCAG AGCTTGAAATGGAAATTCCAAAACTGTTGAAATCTCATTCATTGGACTCAAAGTCTTGGAAACTGGACTTCTTGACTGATTCTGAG AAAGGAGGGTCTCAAAAGAAGTTTGCAAGTGAGGAGTCTTTTACTGAGTCTTTTACTGACTTTACTCTGACCGAG ACAAGAAGTGAAGAATCTGATTATGAAGAGACTGATTATAATTCACTGGATTTCTCTGAG AGGACAAGGTGGAAGACTGGAAGGTCGAAGAGTATATTAGGGATTCAAGAGTTGAAGACTGAAAGGATAAATGGTTTCCATCCTGACATG CACTTCCAAGTGGCAGTGGTCAAAACTTCCAAAGTTGTTCACTGCGAGTTCTGCAAGCAGGAGCGAATGCCGTTCCCGACGCCCCAGCAGTTGGACACCACCACTCCAGACAAG CTCTTCTGTTGCAACATGAGTTGGGAACTGTACCAGCAAATCTTGAGGAAGCGAGAGGAGGATCCGGACTATTCTGAACCAGATTCTGATGAGGAAGTCTTCCACACCACATTGGTGGAAATGGAAGAAGCAGAGAAGAAGATCATGGAGAG GATAAAAAATACAGAAATTACGATGTACATGACCACCATGGTGCATGGAGATGAAGTCATCTTCA CAACCATGAAGACCATCTCATACAAGTTGTCCTCAGAACAATGCAGGAAGCAAGGATGGACGTTGGGAATTCCCCGAGCCAAGCCCGTAAAAGTGGAAGATTTCTCGCGATATGTTCCCGTTGCAAAGTCCTAcaaggaagatgtg AGACCTGATAATATCGTGGAGAAATACTATCCAAATGGCAGGAAGTTTCTCATCATGTTCCCGGATGGAACCTTCACCGTTTT CTATCCCTCGGGTAATATCGCCATAcaggcctctcctctcctccacgaTCAGCTGGTTTACATCATATTTGAGGACCTGGATTGGAATGTAAGAATGCTGGGTGTCTTCCAGTCAACCGGTCATGGGACTTGTTACCATCCCAATCGACATATTTG GATCAACCTGACCCCTCTCCATGGATTATACTTCACTGAACAGGGAGTCGTCAAGATGCACTGGCAGTGGCGAGATTACGCGTACCATGTCCACGCACCACCGTATAACTCCATCAGCCTGAAATTAAGCCCCTTCATTAGCATCCACATCATTTCACGAGATCAGGTTTACGTCACATTCAAAAGGATGAAGAGAAGAATACGATTCAACGTGGGAGCAAAGCTGGTA